CGTCTCGTGGAACGCGCTGGTCTCTGGCTACGTGCGTGCTGGCGCGCATGATGACATGCTCAGGGTGTTTGCTCTGATGCGCCGTTCTGGGATTGGCTTGAATTCTTTCGCTCTTGGCAGTGTCATCAAGTGCTGCGCTGGCAGCGATGACTCTGTGAGGGATATTGCCGCGGCCGTTCATGGGTGCGTGGTGAAGGCTGGGTTGGACTCCGACGTGTTTCTTGCGAGCGCGATGGTTGACATGTATGCCAAGAAGGGCGCATTGAGTGAAGCTGTTGCGCTCTTCAAGTCGGTGCATGATCCCAATGTGGTTGTGTTCAATGCCATGATTGCGGGGCTGTGTCGTGATGGGGCTGCTGTCGGTATGGATGTCCTGAGAGAAGCGCTATGTCTGTATTCCGAGGTGCAGAGTCAAGGAATGGAGCCTACCGAGTTCACATTCTCCAGCGTCATAAGAGCTTGTAACTTGGCAGGTGACCTTGAATTCGGAAAACAGATACACGGGCAAGTGATCAAGTACTGTTTCCAGGGAGATGACTTCATTGGGAGCCCACTCATTGACCTGTACTTCAACTCTGGCTGCATGGAAGATGGGTTCAGGTGTTTCAGATCTCTTCCGAAGCAAGATGTCGTCACGTGGACAGCGATGATTTCTGGGTGTGTTCAGAATGAGCTTTTCGAGAGGGCACTGACCCTGTTCCATGAATTATTAGCTGCTGGACTGAAACCTGACCCTTTCACTATATCGACAGTGATGAATGCTTGTGCCAGTTTGGCTGTTGCAAGGACTGGTGAGCAGATTCAGTGCTTTGCCACAAAATCTGGATTTGGTCGGTTCACTGCCATTGGAAACTCCTGCATACATATGTATGCTAGATCAGGGGATGTTGATGCTGCAGTCCGGAGGTTTCAGGAGATGGAATTACACGATGTTGTGTCTTGGTCTGCTATAATATCAAGCCATGCACAGCATGGCTGTGCTAGGGAGGCTTTACGGTTTTTCAGTGAAATGGTAGATGCAAAGGTGGTGCCAAATGAGATTACTTTTCTCGGTGTCCTTACTGCATGTAGCCATGGAGGATTGGTTGATGAGGGACTCAGGTATGTCTCTGTAATTTTCAATGATTCATACAGACATCTTGATCTGAAAAAGAATAACTGTACATGGGTCGAACTTTGAGATCTTTTGTGTTGCTGGAGTGCGTCTTACTGTCTTGTAGTAGAGTTATACTTGTTCGGTTGTTCCTCATTTGTCCATTCCTTTCATGGTCTCATGCAGGTATTACGAAATCATGCAAGAGGAATACGCGTTGAGCCCAACCATCAAGCATTGCACATGTGTTGTCGACCTTCTTGGTCGAGCTGGGAGACTAGGTGATGCTGAGGCTTTTATAAGGGATTCAATCTTCCATGATGAACCTGTCATCTGGCGGTCTTTGCTAGCATCATGTCGTATCCATCGAGACATGGAGAGAGGTCAACTTGTTGCAGATAGGATAATGGAACTACAACCCAGTTCCTCAGCATCCTATGTAAATCTCTACAACATTTACCTGGATGCTGGGGAGCTCTCCCTAGCTTCAAAAATTAGAGATGTGATGAAAGAGCGAGGCGTGAAGAAAGAACCTGGTCTGAGTTGGATTGAACTAAGGTCTGGGGTTCACTCTTTTGTTGCCGGTGACAAGTCCCATCCAGAGAGCAACACAATATACTCGAAACTGGCAGAGATGCTTTCCAAGATTGATAAACTGACAGCCACTGATACTTCCGGCACAAAGTCA
The Aegilops tauschii subsp. strangulata cultivar AL8/78 chromosome 3, Aet v6.0, whole genome shotgun sequence genome window above contains:
- the LOC109786167 gene encoding pentatricopeptide repeat-containing protein At3g13880; this encodes MPPRAPPPAAFPSLDAYYLHHLRSCSTPRHAAAVHAHVVRAHPFPSLFLRNTLLAAYCRLGGPARRLLDEMPRANAVSFNLLIDAYSRSGQADASLETFTRARHSVGVKADRFTYAAALAACSRAGRLREGKAVHALAVLEGLTGGVFVSNSLVSMYARCGDMGQARRVFDAAQERDDVSWNALVSGYVRAGAHDDMLRVFALMRRSGIGLNSFALGSVIKCCAGSDDSVRDIAAAVHGCVVKAGLDSDVFLASAMVDMYAKKGALSEAVALFKSVHDPNVVVFNAMIAGLCRDGAAVGMDVLREALCLYSEVQSQGMEPTEFTFSSVIRACNLAGDLEFGKQIHGQVIKYCFQGDDFIGSPLIDLYFNSGCMEDGFRCFRSLPKQDVVTWTAMISGCVQNELFERALTLFHELLAAGLKPDPFTISTVMNACASLAVARTGEQIQCFATKSGFGRFTAIGNSCIHMYARSGDVDAAVRRFQEMELHDVVSWSAIISSHAQHGCAREALRFFSEMVDAKVVPNEITFLGVLTACSHGGLVDEGLRYYEIMQEEYALSPTIKHCTCVVDLLGRAGRLGDAEAFIRDSIFHDEPVIWRSLLASCRIHRDMERGQLVADRIMELQPSSSASYVNLYNIYLDAGELSLASKIRDVMKERGVKKEPGLSWIELRSGVHSFVAGDKSHPESNTIYSKLAEMLSKIDKLTATDTSGTKSDDITRNEQSWMNWHSEKLAVALGLIHLPQPAPIRVMKNLRVCRDCHLAMKLISKSENREIILRDAIRFHHFRDGSCSCADYW